GCACGCGGAATGTAAATGTGTTTGTTGTGCTGCACCCGGCAGCGTTCGTCACGGTCAACTTGCCCGTCTTGATTCCGTCAGTCGCATAGACTACCTTAGGTGCTGGCTGTGTAGAAGAACTCACGCTAGCATCTTGATCGAATAGCCACAAGAATGTGGAACCTGCCGACTCGGACGAGCGATCGACAAGACCAATCGAATCCCCAATGAAGCCGGCATCGATATAGACGCAGCCTCCACCTACAGATGGCCTTGGTAAGGGTGACGGATACGCGACAACATGAATGTTTGTACTGCTAGTATCTGAAATTCGATAGGGGTTAGTAGAGATAGCGCGCACCCGATAACCGTAACCCGGATTCATCAATGGCAAGGGGATAGAATCGCTCGCATTGCCACTCTGGCCGAGGCTCGGAGACCCTGCGAATGATCCGCTCGCGTCGGAGAGTTGCACCTTGAAGACATTGCCAGGGTTAAACGACCCCTGAGACGCGTATGGGACGAACATCGTATCACCAACACAATACACTGTTTTCGCAATCGGCCCGATCGTTATCGTCTGAGCAATCGCGGTGAGAGGAAGCGTCAGGAAGAGAATGGAGATCGGGAGTCGTTTCATCGGACCATCCTATTTTTAGAGTTGCGCTTGTTGGTGGGTTCAAAACGAACGTCACTTCGCTAGGAGCTAACAACTTCACGAAACGGAATTTGTTACACCTGAGTGAAGGTCTATATCATCAGACCCTGCCATATTTAAAACGCGCGAGATCGCCACGGTTACAAATTTATTTTTGCAACCGTCCAAATCAGCCTGAATTAGAGAAAAAAGACTCTTACCGTCCGCCGTTTCCGGCGCCTTGCTGGGCGGGCGCCGGTGATGGTCCGCCGCTGGCTTCCTTCGAGGCTTCCTCATCGACCTTTTCATTGATCCGCTGGACTGCGCCAGTGAGTGGCATCTGCACGCCACCGCCGAGCGCCTTCATCGCAGACTTATCCATGATGTTATCGATCAGGTGATAGTCCTTCGCTTGTTGTGGCGACATATAATTATCACGCTCGGCATCCTTGGCGATTTGCTCGATGTCTTTGCCCGTATGCAGCGAGTAAATCCCATAAAGGTCCTGCCGAATGCGGAGCATTTCGCGCGTGTAGATCTCGATGTCGGTCGCCTGACCTTGTGTGCCGCCGAGCGGCTGGTGGATCATGATGCGGGAATGCGGCAGCGCGGTACGCTTGCCGGCAGCACCGCCGGCCAGAAGCAGGGAAGCCATCGAGGCCGCCATGCCAAGGCAGATCGTCGCGCAATCCGGCTTGATGTACTGCATTGTATCGTACACTGCGAGTCCGGCGGAGACGGAACCTCCAGGAGAATTAATGTAAATATTGATGTCACGGTCCGGGTCTTCGCTTTCGAGAAAAAGAAGCTGCGCGATCAGAAGGGACGCAACGGTGTCATCGATGGGCGTGCCGATAAATACGATGCGCTCTTTGAGAAGCCGTGAGTAGATATCGAAGGCACGTTCGCCGCGGGCCGTCTGCTCGACGACCATCGGCACTAATGCGGCCTGGATCGGAGTGGTCAGGTGAAGATCAGAAAAATTCATTATGATAGTCGCTATTGTCTAATGAGTCATATGGGTCCATGTGGCCCATGCGTCCATCAACATTCTGCCGGGCGGATTCGTGGCTGTTGCTCGGTCCCGGAAACCGGATTTTATGCACAACCTATTTTTGCGTCGTATATTTGTAGTTAGATATAGGACTGTGCATCCGCCGGGAGGCGGCGCGCGGCGAGCAGAAGGCTCAGTCACTGCATCCGGCGAATGGCTTCGGCGATTGCTGAGAGCAGGACTTAGCACATGCGAGGTTTTACGGGAAGTTAGTTGTTTTCCGCCGGGGACTTCGTATATTTGTTCCAAAGTTCTTTTTGACAAACGATAGAATCACCCTCGTTCTTTGTCTGGTAGAATAGCATACCTGTTCTGAGGGCAAGGGGTGAGACGTCTTTCATTCACTAATCTGAGAGGTAATTGCCATGGGGCTTCGTAAACTCATTGTGCTTGGTGCTTTAGTAGCGTTCGTGGGCGGCATGACGGCCTGCTCGAAGAAGACCGATAATGCGACGACGGATACCGCCGCGGCCCCACCGGCCGCTGCGCCGACGACCGCACCGCCACCGCCGCCACCGCCGGCTCCGGCGATGTCAGCTGCTGATTCTGCTCATATGGCCGACTCGATCAAGAAAGCCAACGAGCCGAAGAAGGAAGAGAAGAAAGAGATGAAGAAGAAGTAATTCTTCTCCATTTTGTCCGTCCTCGAATTCTTCGAATCGGATTTGAATGCGCTCTGGCAAGGCACTTCGGTGCTCAAAGCCGGAGCGCATTTTTTCTTGCCTATTCGGATTTCACTGGCGCACCATTCTTCCCGGAACGTGTTTATTTTCGACGGAAAAATTAATCTCGATTTAGCTATGCGATTTCAACGCTTCCTTTCTGCTTCCTTCGCTGTCCTCGCGATCTCGATTTTTGCTTTGGGCGCTCATGCTCAACAACATCTCGTGCTCTTTGAGTCTTTCACAAACACGTGCGATCCATGTCCAGATGGGCTCAGGCCACCGTTTGATGATGCCGTGAACTCCGTTCTTTCCAGCAAGCGAAACAAGATCATCCATTTTAGCGAGCATATTGGTAATATCTGCGATCCATGTGCCCAATCCGCCGTGGGCGCGAACCCAACAGATGCCAGGCTCACAGGCAATCCTAATGGGAATATAATAGACGCTTCCGCCGTCGATCGCAAGGATTTCGGCGGTGGGCGAGTCTCCGGAACCGGGACGGACTGGGGTTCTCAAATCGATCAGGAAGCTGCCCTTCCAGCGGTTGCCAGCATTGCTCTCGATCATGTCACACTGGACAAAACTTCAAGCGGGACCTACTTCATCGCCCATGCATTTGTCAAAGTCACACTGAATCAGAGCATCCCGGATAATCTTAAGTTGTATTTTGCTGTGCTCCAGGATGGCGTGGTGCTACCATCATCAGATGCGTGCTCACCGGAGCCCACGACGCAAAATGACGTTGTCCGCTACGTGACGTCATCGAGTCCAATACCAGTTTTGACGGGCGGTGGGGCCGCGGGCGCAAGCGTGATCGTCAATGGATCGTTCAATATTCACTCGCCCAGCAGTGATGCATTGTACGATTTCTCCAAGATGCGGCTCATTGCATTCGTCGAGGAGTCATCGAACAGCTCTGACTATCATGTGGTCAATGCCGCTAATTTACGGACCGATCTCGATACGCTTGCTCCGCCGCCGCCGACGCTCGTTCTCGACAGTTCTGGTCTTGACGATTCCACGTTCTTCGCCGGAGAGCAAGTGGGCATCAGTTACAGCGGGACCTTTCTCGTACACGGCGTTCGCATCTTTTATTCGCCCGATGCCGGCACCAACTGGGAGATGATTGCCGATAGCATTACAGATAATTACTTCTTGTGGACGGTCCCTGACACTGTGACCACGCAAGGAAAAATTAAGGTTGTATCGGTCGATAACGCGAATCTGGTATCAATTCAGGACGGGACTTTTTCCATCCGATTTAAACCCTACATTCGCTTTACCCATCCGGCAACAACAAAAGATACTGCGACACAGGGCGTACCCTATACGATCAGTTGGACCAAGTACCAGGTGTCGACGGTTTCCTTGCAGTATCAAGTAGCGGCACTCGTGAATCCAAAATGGATTTGGCTCGTGCAGAACTCCACCGATACATCGTTTACGTGGACTCCCGATACCTTTGCGGTTGTTCTGGTGCAGGCAATACCTTCCGGCAACGAGGCGAGCGCAATCTTGGATACCCTGGTCGTGAAACGATCGTTTGGAAGAGGAGTCGCTTCTTCTGAAACCTCTGGTTTCGCAATTAAAGATGTGTACCCGAACCCAGTGACCGGCAAGGAAGTCTTCGTTCGGTACAGCGTACCGAAACCGTGCGATCTAACATTTGAAATAATCGACTTGCTGGGACATCAAGTATATCTCGACCGCGTCTCGGTTGTCGAGCCCGGACAGTATCCGCTCAAGACGAGTGGCCTGCTTCCCGGCACGTATGTCATTCGAATCTCCGATGGCGAACACGCCGCGTCAAAGCGAGTGGAAGTCACGCGCTAGCGATTAGTTGATAGTGAATAGTTGATAGTGGAGAACGGAGAGTGGCTGCCCGCTCATCGTTCTCCACTTTCAGTTTTTCAACGTTTCCATCTTTAAGTATTCCGTTCTTCATTACTATGAACGATCGTCTTCTCGCCATTCTCGCTGAGCGTCCGGACTTCCACGTTACTGACGATGAGAAGAAGGCGCTCGATTTCTTTGTCGAGTATCTCGACCGAGGTTCGCTCTTTATGTCGGGCTATGAGCCGGGTCTCGATCCGGTCTTCCTGTTTACCAACGATGCGCAGATTTATCGTTTCCTATTGTCGGAAATCCTCTTGTATGTCATGCAAATGAAGCGTGGGGAAGCGATGGATTGGGAGCGCGTGCCGTTCGAATATAAGAGCAAGGTCTTAGGGTGAACTCCAGCCCAACACAAAACCGGCGAAACCTCATATTCTCCTATGCCGTTGTGGGAGCATGATGACGCTCTCCGCCCGAATTCTGGAACACCGTGATGAGATTCTCGCCCTTGCTGCAAAGCATGGAGCCGAGAACGTTCGCATTTTCGGCTCCGTAGCAAGGGGGAATGAGTCCGACGCGAGCGATCTGGATCTTTTGGTGCGATACGGCGCGAAACGATCGCCGTTCTTCCCCGGAGGGCTTAAAGCCGATCTCGAAAAACTCCTTGCCTGTGAAATCGACATTGTCACGGAGAATGCGTTGCACCATTTGATCCGCGATCAGATTCTCGCCGAGTCGAGACCGTTATGAAGAAAGATAAGCTCTATATTGCACATGTTATCGAGTGCATTGAAAAGATAGAGCAGTATACCTCTCGGGGCAAGGAGGATTTCTTTGTCGATGGTATGA
The nucleotide sequence above comes from Bacteroidota bacterium. Encoded proteins:
- a CDS encoding T9SS type A sorting domain-containing protein gives rise to the protein MRFQRFLSASFAVLAISIFALGAHAQQHLVLFESFTNTCDPCPDGLRPPFDDAVNSVLSSKRNKIIHFSEHIGNICDPCAQSAVGANPTDARLTGNPNGNIIDASAVDRKDFGGGRVSGTGTDWGSQIDQEAALPAVASIALDHVTLDKTSSGTYFIAHAFVKVTLNQSIPDNLKLYFAVLQDGVVLPSSDACSPEPTTQNDVVRYVTSSSPIPVLTGGGAAGASVIVNGSFNIHSPSSDALYDFSKMRLIAFVEESSNSSDYHVVNAANLRTDLDTLAPPPPTLVLDSSGLDDSTFFAGEQVGISYSGTFLVHGVRIFYSPDAGTNWEMIADSITDNYFLWTVPDTVTTQGKIKVVSVDNANLVSIQDGTFSIRFKPYIRFTHPATTKDTATQGVPYTISWTKYQVSTVSLQYQVAALVNPKWIWLVQNSTDTSFTWTPDTFAVVLVQAIPSGNEASAILDTLVVKRSFGRGVASSETSGFAIKDVYPNPVTGKEVFVRYSVPKPCDLTFEIIDLLGHQVYLDRVSVVEPGQYPLKTSGLLPGTYVIRISDGEHAASKRVEVTR
- a CDS encoding nucleotidyltransferase family protein, whose product is MTLSARILEHRDEILALAAKHGAENVRIFGSVARGNESDASDLDLLVRYGAKRSPFFPGGLKADLEKLLACEIDIVTENALHHLIRDQILAESRPL
- a CDS encoding T9SS type A sorting domain-containing protein, producing MKRLPISILFLTLPLTAIAQTITIGPIAKTVYCVGDTMFVPYASQGSFNPGNVFKVQLSDASGSFAGSPSLGQSGNASDSIPLPLMNPGYGYRVRAISTNPYRISDTSSTNIHVVAYPSPLPRPSVGGGCVYIDAGFIGDSIGLVDRSSESAGSTFLWLFDQDASVSSSTQPAPKVVYATDGIKTGKLTVTNAAGCSTTNTFTFRVLNCSPVIPKNVHVVTGTETGSDPVVWVLPGGNYTTSGEFSNRVVFAEPGAFVRAEFRTEGLYYLRSGSSFISSNGQGCATVVLSGGDRISWDSYNDVDTLSCADLTFDYSLLPRIVEQNPHSSTHISQSAEQLLVESDGVSVSVRFFDLLGSEILAVRGENALNVDLTPIPAGIYFAIVQAGEAREVRRILVTH